The Aquipuribacter hungaricus genome segment ACCAGGCGAACCCGGACTGGCCCTGGCGGACGCTCCACGGCGAGAAGTGGTCGGACGACATCCCCCCCGTGAAGCCGACCTGCTCCGCCAGCTGGACGGCGCGCAGGAGGTCGGAGGGATGGACCTGCTCGTGGGAGGCGTGGAAACCGTAGACAGTCATCGCCAGGGCGGTACCCGGTGCCCCGGCGCCGCGAAACCATGCGCCGGCGGCACCGGGACCCCCCTGGGCGGCCCCTCGCCCGCCAGGCGAGGGGTCAGCCGGTCCGGCGGGCGCGCACGACGACGTCGTGGTGGAGCACCTCGGTGCCGTCCTCGCCCGTGCGGGTCCGGGGCCGCGCCTCGACGACCTCGAGCGACCAGGCCTGCGGGTCCAGGGCGGCGGCGACCTCGGTCTCGGTGGGCATCAGCTGCGGCGGCCGCGGGCCGTGCCCGGGCAGCGCGAGGTCGAGCGGGGAGTGCGCCACCCACAGCAGCGTGCCGCCCGGGGCGACGGCCGCCGCGAGCCCGGCGATCGCCGCGGCGCGGGGCTCCGGCGGCAGGTGGAGGAAGGCCGCCGACACCAGGTCGTAGGCGGCGGGCTCCGGCGCCTGGGCCACCGCGTCCAGGTGGAGGGTGCGGACCCGGTCGCCGACACCGGCCGCCGCGGCGACGGCCTCGACCTTCACCAGGGCGAGCGGCGACAGGTCCGCGGCGGTGACGTCCCAGCCGCGGCGGGCCAGCCAGACCGCGTCGCCGCCCTCGCCGCAGCCGACGTCCAGCGCCCGGCCCGGCTCCAGGTCGGCCACCTCGGCGACGAGCTGCGGGTTGGGGTCGCCGCTCCAGGCGAGGCCCTCGCCGGCGTAGCGCGCGTCCCAGAACTCCTGCCGCATCATCTCCGCGACGACGGCGTCCACGTCCTGCACGCCGTCGGTCCCCGTGCTCCCGCTGCCGTGGTGGTCCTGCCCGTGCGTCTGCGACGTCATGGCCGCATCACAGCCCCGCCCGGCGGTGGGGTCCAGCGGCCGTGCTGTTCCGGCAACGGCGCCGGCGGGGGGCGGCAGGTGGTGGGACTGGACACCCGTCCAGGCTGGACAGGTGTCCAGCCCACCACCACGGTCAGGCGCTCGGGGCGGGGTGCACGTGGGCCACGACCGCGGCGGGCTCGCCGTCCGCGGACGCGACCAGGGACACCTGCACCTCGACGTGGACGGGCCTGCCGTCGTGGCCGACGTACCGCTTGCGGACGGGGGCCTCGGGCGACTTGCCCTCGCGGTGCTGGCCCAGGTGGACCTCGTCGACCGCGCGGTCCTCGGGCCAGGTGATCTCCTCGACGCGGAGCCCGACCAGGGTGTGGGCCTCGCGGCCGAGCATCGTGGCGAACGCGGCGTTGACACGCTGGATGGTGCCGTCGAGCCCGGACAGCGCCATGCCGGTGGGGGCGCCGTCGAAGACGAGCCGGAACGTCTCCTCGGCCTCCCGGAGCCGGTGCTGCGCCTCGACCACCGTGGTGACGTCACGGCAGCGCAGCAGCAGGGCGGCGTCCATCCCGGGAGCCCGCTCGGGACCGCCGGCGGGCCGCACCGACACCCAGCGGCGTGCGCCGTCGACGTGCGGCATCCGCACCGTGCCGCCCGCGTGGGCTGGGCCCATGACGCAGCGGCCGGCGACGGTGACGACGGGTCGGTCGGCCTCGTCGACGAGGTCGCCGAAGGGGCGCCCGACCACGTCGGAGGGCAGGAACCCCAGCACGTCGAAGGCACGGGTGGACACGTAGACGACCCGCCCCTCGCGGTCGACGGCGACGACGAACTCGTCCGACCCGCGCTCCTCGGGGTGCGGCGGCCGCGGGCGCAGCGCCCGCAGCGTGCCCGTCGTGGCGTCGGCGCCCACCCCGGCGGCCGGGCGCCCGAAGCACCAGCCCTGGCCGGTGTCGGCGCCGAGCCCGGTGAGGCGGACCGCCTCGACCTCCTCCTCCACGCCCTCCATGCAGACCCGCAGGCCGAGGCCGTGGCAGACCTCGACGAGCAGGCGGAGGACGAGCGCGTCGGCGACGGTGCCGGAGGACGCGCTGACGAGCGAGCGGTCGACCTTGACGGTGTCCAGCGGCAGCTCGCGCAGCAGGGTGAGGGACGACCGGCCGGCGCCGAAGTCGTCGAGCGCC includes the following:
- a CDS encoding class I SAM-dependent methyltransferase, translating into MTSQTHGQDHHGSGSTGTDGVQDVDAVVAEMMRQEFWDARYAGEGLAWSGDPNPQLVAEVADLEPGRALDVGCGEGGDAVWLARRGWDVTAADLSPLALVKVEAVAAAAGVGDRVRTLHLDAVAQAPEPAAYDLVSAAFLHLPPEPRAAAIAGLAAAVAPGGTLLWVAHSPLDLALPGHGPRPPQLMPTETEVAAALDPQAWSLEVVEARPRTRTGEDGTEVLHHDVVVRARRTG